Sequence from the Terriglobales bacterium genome:
GGACCGCCTGCCGGAGTGCTGGGTACGTGCAGGGTGGCGCTAAGAGCGGAAACGGGCTGCTGGTGGATTGTGTCCAGCCTTTGCTCCAGGGAATGACGACAAATGCCAAGACTGGCAAGCCTTTGCCGCAAGTGGATTCGCAATGGATCGCGGCATGCAAGGCCAGGAATCCGAGCTCTGCGCAGACACGCGGCCCGGCTGCCAACCAGGACAGTGAACCCGCAGCGGCGCCATTGCCGCCGCCTGCGCATCCAGCCCCGGCCGGCAGTCCCAATATCGTCTTCGTGCTCACCGACGACCTGTCCATGAACCTGGTGCAGTTCATGCCCCACGTGCTGGCGATGCAAAAGGCGGGCGTCACCTTCTCTAACTACTTCGTCACCGATTCGCTATGCTGCCCGTCGCGGTCTTCCATATTCACGGGCCGCTATCCGCACGACACCGGAGTTTTCAAGAACGTGGGAGAAGAAGGCGGGTACCTCGTGTTCCGTGCCCGCGGCAACGAGCAATCCACCTTCGCCACCGCCCTTTATGCGGCGGGATATCACACCGCATTTCTCGGTAAATACCTGAACGGCTATGCCCCGAGAAAACATCCTGTCTCTCCCGGGTGGAACACCTGGGTTGTCGCCGGCAATGGGTATCCGGAGTTCAATTACGCGTTCAACCAGGACGGACAGGTGGTGCGGCACGGCGCGAAGCCCGAGGATTATCTGACCGACGTGGTTGGCGAATTGGGCGTGCGTTTTATCAAGCAGCAGAAGGGCACTCCGTTTTTTATCGAGATCGCCACCTTCGCTCCCCACGCGCCGTATACGCCCGCGCCCCGTGACGCCGGCGCCTTCCCCGGCCTGCGCGCGCCGCGCACGCCAGCCTACAATGCGCCGCATGATGCCGCGGCTCCGCGCTGGCTCCAGAAACATGGGGCGCTCACGCCATCCGACATGGATGCGATTGACAACGGTTTTCGTAAGCGCGCTCAGTCCGTGCTCGCGGTGGACAAGATGATCGGCGACCTTCAGGCCGCTGTCGAGTCCATCGGCCAGGCAAGCAATACCTACTTCGTTTTCAGCTCGGACAATGGCTATCACATGGGCGAGTACCGTCTCTTGCCGGGAAAAATGACGGCTTACGACACCGACATCCATGTTCCCTTGATCGTCACCGGCCCCGGGGTTCCTGCCGGTCGCACCATGGACGAGATTACGGAGAACGTGGATCTCTGCCCGACTTTCACCGAAGTTGCCGGCGCCGAGACCCCGGCGACCGTGGATGGCTTCAGCCTGGCACCGTTACTGAAAGGGCAAGCCGTCAAGCAGTGGCGGACCGCGGCGCTGGTCGAGCACCATGGCCCGGTGCGGGAGCCGTCGGATCCGGACATGCCCAGCCTTCGAAGCGGCAATCCGACTACTTACGAGGCCATTCGATCGCGCACTTCACTCTATGTCGAGTATGCCGACGGCGAAAAGGAATATCACGACTTGACCAGCGACCCTGACGAACTGCGCAACACCTTCTCGTCACTTTCGGCGGAAGAGAAGTCGTCCCTGCACCAGCGGCTTGCGGCCACCGTGAATTGTCACAATGCCAAGGAATGCCGGGCTGCCCAGGAGTCAGCCAGCGCTGCTCCCCAGCGCTAGCCCGAGCGTAGCGCCGAAGAACCTTAGGGAATGCTTTCCAGCGCCCGCTTCTCTTCCGCCGTCAGACGCCGGGCCTGCCCTTTCTTCAGGTCGCCCAACTCCAGCGGTCCGATCGCCACCCGGATGAGCCGCAACACCTCGATGCCGAGCTCTTCCATGATCCGGCGGATGTGCCGGTTCTTGCCTTCGTCGAGCACCACCGAGAGCCAGCAGTTCTTGCTGCCGTGGCGAAGGACCGAAACCCGCTTCACCCGCAGCAGTTCCCCTTCGCTCTCTACACCTCGCAGTATCTTCTGCAGCAGTTCCTCGTCGCCGGTCGCTCCCACGCGAACGTGGTATGTCTTCTCAACGCCCGACTTCGGGTCGGTGATCCGCGCCGCCCACTCCGTATCGTTGGTCATCAGCAGCAGGCCCTCGCTGGCCATGTCGAGCCGGCCTACCGGCGCCACCCAGGGCAATCCCGGCGGAAGGCACGCATATACCGTGTCGCGTCCGCGCTCGTCCGCCGCGGTTGTGACCACGGTGCGCGGCTTGTTCAGCATGAGGTAAACCTTTTCTTTCGCCTCCACCCGCTTGCCATCAATGCTGACACGATCTTTTTCCATCCGCACCGCTGTTTGCGGATCGCGCTGTACCGCTCCATTCAGCTTTACCCGGCCCGCGCGGATGATTTCCGCCGCCTCCGACCGCGAGCAGTACCCCAGCTTCGAAATCGTCCTCGCCAGCCCGACTTGCCGCTCACTTGGCCTCGATTTCATGTTCTTCATGGCCGCGTCTTCCCGTCCTGTGCCCTGCCCTTCCACTCGCCGCCCCGTCCGGACCAGTACTTCACGGCGGACCACACCGCCGCGCCCATATAAAAAGATGCAGCTAACGGCAGCGTTACTGCCCACAAGCCGTTCAAACGGTAATAAAGCACCACCGGCAAGTAAGCCAGAGTCATCAGCGCCCAGGCCAAAGCGCCGAGCATGAGCCCGAGGGTGCCCCACCCAAATCCGGAGTGGCCCACCCAAGCCGGGTTTGCTTGGGTGGAGTACAGAAAAATCAGCGCGACCGGCACAACAAACGTAATCGCCATCCCCGCCAACCCGCCCGCCAGCATCAGCCACGAGTGCCGCAATTGATTGAACGCCGTCCGCGCGATCATCCGTCCGATCTCCGCGAACGACCCATACTCCCGCAAGCTTTCGCTCGAATCGCTCAATCCCAGCCACACTCTCCCGCTTTGAAGGGGCGCGGCTTCCGCTGCCGAGGGAAATCTCTCCGCCTTGATTGCTCTCGCCAGCGCGCAATCATCGATCACCTCTCCCCGGATGGCCTCCAACCCTCCCGCGCGCTCCAGCGCGTCCGCCCTCACAAGCATGCATCCGCCGGCCGCGCCCGCCGTCTTCTTGTTCGCCGCCGCGATCCAGCGCGGCGGGTACAGCATGAAGAAGAAAAATACGAACGCGGGAATCAGCAGCCGTTCCGCCATGCTCTCGCAGTGCAGCCGGACCATGAACGACGTCAAATCGTACCTGCCTTCTTTTGCGACGCTCACCAATGTTGCCAGGCTGCTGCGACCGTGCACCACGTCGGCATCGGTCAGCAAAATAAATTCGGGATGGAGGTCGCGCGCCGCCTCGATGCCCTGCTGCATTGCCCAAACCTTTCCCGTCCATCCCGCGGGCAGCGCCTTGGCCTTGATCACAATCAACCGGTTGTCCTCGATTGACTCCCGCGCCGCCTCCGCCGTTCCATCTTCGCTGTGGTCATCTACCACGACGACGTGCAGCCTCCCGGCGAATTCCTGCCCCAAAAGGGACTTGATCGCGGGCCCGATCGTCTCCCTTTCGTTTCTTGCGGGTACCACAGCCACTGCCGAGACCGGGACCCCAGTTTGGGCTTTTCCACAGATGTTCTTCGCGGAACATTTCCCTGCGCGCCAGAACCACCCCCGCCCCAGCAGCAGGTACACCCAGGCACCCACGCTCGTCACGCCCACCGCAATTGCCGCCGTATGCATGCGTGCGCCTAAAGTACAATGTTCTGCTGCATTTATTTCATTCTCTTGTGAGGAAACATGGCAGCCAGAATTCTGGACGGCGAAAAAATCGCCGCCGCCATCAAGTCCGAGGTCGCCGAGGAAGTGAAGACCATGAGCGCCGC
This genomic interval carries:
- a CDS encoding sulfatase, with translation TACRSAGYVQGGAKSGNGLLVDCVQPLLQGMTTNAKTGKPLPQVDSQWIAACKARNPSSAQTRGPAANQDSEPAAAPLPPPAHPAPAGSPNIVFVLTDDLSMNLVQFMPHVLAMQKAGVTFSNYFVTDSLCCPSRSSIFTGRYPHDTGVFKNVGEEGGYLVFRARGNEQSTFATALYAAGYHTAFLGKYLNGYAPRKHPVSPGWNTWVVAGNGYPEFNYAFNQDGQVVRHGAKPEDYLTDVVGELGVRFIKQQKGTPFFIEIATFAPHAPYTPAPRDAGAFPGLRAPRTPAYNAPHDAAAPRWLQKHGALTPSDMDAIDNGFRKRAQSVLAVDKMIGDLQAAVESIGQASNTYFVFSSDNGYHMGEYRLLPGKMTAYDTDIHVPLIVTGPGVPAGRTMDEITENVDLCPTFTEVAGAETPATVDGFSLAPLLKGQAVKQWRTAALVEHHGPVREPSDPDMPSLRSGNPTTYEAIRSRTSLYVEYADGEKEYHDLTSDPDELRNTFSSLSAEEKSSLHQRLAATVNCHNAKECRAAQESASAAPQR
- a CDS encoding glycosyltransferase; protein product: MHTAAIAVGVTSVGAWVYLLLGRGWFWRAGKCSAKNICGKAQTGVPVSAVAVVPARNERETIGPAIKSLLGQEFAGRLHVVVVDDHSEDGTAEAARESIEDNRLIVIKAKALPAGWTGKVWAMQQGIEAARDLHPEFILLTDADVVHGRSSLATLVSVAKEGRYDLTSFMVRLHCESMAERLLIPAFVFFFFMLYPPRWIAAANKKTAGAAGGCMLVRADALERAGGLEAIRGEVIDDCALARAIKAERFPSAAEAAPLQSGRVWLGLSDSSESLREYGSFAEIGRMIARTAFNQLRHSWLMLAGGLAGMAITFVVPVALIFLYSTQANPAWVGHSGFGWGTLGLMLGALAWALMTLAYLPVVLYYRLNGLWAVTLPLAASFYMGAAVWSAVKYWSGRGGEWKGRAQDGKTRP
- a CDS encoding pseudouridine synthase; this encodes MKNMKSRPSERQVGLARTISKLGYCSRSEAAEIIRAGRVKLNGAVQRDPQTAVRMEKDRVSIDGKRVEAKEKVYLMLNKPRTVVTTAADERGRDTVYACLPPGLPWVAPVGRLDMASEGLLLMTNDTEWAARITDPKSGVEKTYHVRVGATGDEELLQKILRGVESEGELLRVKRVSVLRHGSKNCWLSVVLDEGKNRHIRRIMEELGIEVLRLIRVAIGPLELGDLKKGQARRLTAEEKRALESIP